A genomic stretch from Achromobacter spanius includes:
- a CDS encoding LysE family translocator — MSTVTLLLFILASAVAIMTPGPTTLLAMSNGSRHGVRAAGWGMAGAVLADLILVGSVASGLGVVLAASEVAFQIIKWVGAAYLVYLGWKMLRSDSALVLPTTTAVDGRPVGLALGVRSFLVALTNPKALLFMSAFLPQFIDPQAPLLTQYAIVAGVLGTINVLTMLVYAALGARLVRVFRGAGLRWLNRVCGGVMMGLGGMLALYRRGVG; from the coding sequence ATGTCCACCGTCACGCTGCTGCTGTTCATCCTGGCCTCGGCCGTCGCCATCATGACGCCCGGCCCCACCACCCTGCTTGCCATGAGCAACGGCTCGCGCCACGGCGTGCGCGCCGCCGGCTGGGGCATGGCGGGCGCGGTGCTGGCGGATTTGATCCTGGTCGGCTCGGTGGCGTCCGGCCTGGGCGTGGTGCTGGCCGCCTCTGAAGTCGCCTTTCAGATCATTAAATGGGTCGGCGCGGCGTATCTGGTTTATCTGGGTTGGAAGATGCTGCGGTCAGATTCAGCGCTGGTGCTGCCGACCACCACTGCGGTTGACGGCCGCCCAGTTGGCTTGGCGCTGGGGGTGCGCAGTTTTCTGGTGGCGCTGACGAATCCCAAGGCGCTGTTATTCATGTCGGCGTTCTTGCCGCAATTCATCGATCCGCAAGCGCCGCTGTTGACGCAGTACGCCATCGTGGCGGGGGTGCTGGGGACGATTAATGTGCTGACGATGCTGGTTTATGCGGCGCTGGGCGCGCGGTTGGTGCGGGTGTTTAGAGGGGCGGGGCTGAGGTGGCTGAATCGGGTTTGTGGGGGAGTGATGATGGGGCTGGGGGGGATGTTGGCGTTGTATCGGCGGGGGGTGGGGTAG